From Brachionichthys hirsutus isolate HB-005 chromosome 2, CSIRO-AGI_Bhir_v1, whole genome shotgun sequence, one genomic window encodes:
- the slc2a4rg gene encoding zinc finger protein 704, translating into MDSRYIFEDSTRGTRLGGVDFPCRAGRSVLRDARVPTAESSGRLPACANGPVLYKTVTDGGSAVEVQVRGERTSLIKGSRISPGGQILHDIEKTGPGDQKDTGSTGILKRASPTHCPGINGQLPGSFMHLDIRNPGKQAEPANNFRPAQGRNVPLTEKQQLPSSHIPVPRNRNPSGHADKEVMAATVLTSLSTSPLVLYPSSAPAVPEPTSKTWKEALSASYSSSTSGNWSWDASDQSVPSTPSPPLSNDATKNFLLSSQGDEISEDVPESTHFMFEDPIPRKRKNSMKVMFKCLWKNCEKVLSTSSGIQRHIRTVHLGRNSDSDYSDGEEDFYYSEIEVNMDSLTEGLSSLTPTSPTTTGPPPVFPPSLTNVPHSERISVNGSQSHAPTLLSQSAPSTLCHIHTDHAYQATAPGSVPVGPEQAGLGSGNGTGPEMGTENVISVSWQTPPVIFKGIPGPVAHVRTVCIGEKRQPAANTHSTVNKNHALITAASKPTPGSRKPRGEAKKCRKVYGMEKKDMWCTACRWKKACQRFTD; encoded by the exons ATGGACTCCAGATATATTTTTGAGGACTCGACGAGAGGGACGAGGCTCGGCGGCGTGGATTTTCCCTGCCGAGCCGGCCGCTCTGTGCTCCGCGACGCCCGCGTTCCCACGGCGGAGAGCAGCGGTCGCTTGCCGGCCTGCGCGAACGGTCCCGTCCTTTACAAAACGGTGACGGATGGCGGCTCGGCGGTGGAGGTTCAGGTTCGAGGCGAGAGAACCTCCTTAATAAAAGGGAGCAGAATTTCTCCGGGTGGTCAAATATTGCACGACATTGAAAAA ACTGGCCCGGGGGACCAAAAAGACACCGGTTCCACTGGTATCCTGAAGAGGGCCAGTCCGACTCACTGCCCAGGCATAAACGGGCAGTTGCCAGGCAGCTTCATGCACTTGGACATCAGGAACCCAGGGAAACAGGCAGAGCCGGCCAACAACTTCAGGCCGGCACAAGGGCGGAACGTACCACTGacggagaagcagcagctccccTCGTCCCACATCCCCGTCCCCAGAAACAG GAACCCCTCAGGCCATGCTGATAAGGAGGTGATGGCTGCCACCGTCCTGACTTCACTTTCAACGTCCCCTTTGGTGCTCTACCCTTCTTCTGCACCAGCAG TCCCAGAACCAACCAGCAAGACTTGGAAAGAGGCGCTGTCAGCCAGCTACAGCAGCTCCACCAGTGGCAACTGGAGCTGGGATGCCAGCGACCAGTCGGTGCCGTCCACGCCATCGCCGCCTCTTTCCAACGATGCCACCAAGAACTTCCTGCTCTCGTCCCAGGGTGACGAGATCAGCGAGGATGTCCCCGAGAGCACGCACTTCATGTTTGAGGACCCCATACCTCGTAAGCGGAAG AACTCCATGAAGGTGATGTTCAAATGCTTGTGGAAGAACTGTGAAAAGGTCCTCAGCACCTCCTCAGGGATCCAGCGACACATCCGCACCGTCCACCTGGG CCGAAACAGTGATTCGGACTACAGTGATGGAGAGGAAGACTTCTACTACTCAGAGATCGAGGTCAACATGGACAGCCTGACAGAGGGCCTGTCCAGCCTCACGCCCACCTCCCCCACCACAACCGGCCCTCCACCCGTCTTCCCTCCGTCGCTCACGAATGTCCCTCACTCCGAACGCATCAGCGTGAATGGTTCGCAGAGTCACGCCCCGACCCTGCTCAGCCAATCGGCTCCTTCCACGCTCTGCCACATCCACACTGACCACGCCTACCAG GCCACTGCTCCAGGGAGTGTCCCAGTGGGTCCGGAGCAGGCTGGGTTAGGCAGTGGTAATGGAACTGGGCCTGAAATGGGGACTGAGAATGTCATCAGTGTGTCGTGGCAGACTCCTCCTGTCATTTTCAAAGGCATACCG GGGCCTGTCGCTCATGTCCGGACAGTCTGCATTGGTGAGAAGCGGCAGCCGGCGgccaacacacacagcactgttAACAAAAATCACGCTTTAATAACGGCAGCATCAAAGCCAACACCAGGAAGCAG GAAACCCCGCGGGGAGGCGAAGAAGTGCCGAAAGGTGTATGGCATGGAGAAGAAAGACATGTGGTGCACAGCCTGTCGCTGGAAAAAAGCTTGTCAGAGATTCACCGACtaa